A stretch of Acidobacteriota bacterium DNA encodes these proteins:
- a CDS encoding Uxx-star family glutaredoxin-like (seleno)protein, whose product MGEKNVKIYTTPTCPFCTAAKDYLKKNNISFTEVDVSRDRNGAMEMIRMTNQTGVPVIVVNSQPIIGFDRKKLDELLNIK is encoded by the coding sequence ATGGGTGAAAAGAATGTAAAGATATACACAACTCCAACATGCCCTTTTTGTACAGCGGCCAAGGATTATCTTAAGAAAAATAACATTTCTTTCACAGAAGTTGATGTGAGCCGGGATAGAAATGGAGCAATGGAGATGATAAGAATGACGAACCAGACGGGGGTTCCCGTTATTGTTGTTAATAGCCAGCCAATAATAGGATTTGACAGAAAAAAACTCGATGAACTCCTGAATATTAAATAG
- a CDS encoding prepilin-type N-terminal cleavage/methylation domain-containing protein gives MKQKGFSLLELLVSFSISIFIFYLFSTFINFSIKNLSLIKKNEEKNSSLFLSLEKIKLDVSKAGMNLRYSDGSLSVEKKSLKIKFAEYSTFPSREILSGQNIIYVEDSSFFKENREILIYDFLNREINKIKSKGKNFLILYDNLKNTYLKSTAEIFLIETIDYKFYQDQKVLKYSENGGYFQPLIENIEEAIFEFNEDFKLLSVKITINPSESLKFTYFAKNLFLSKERY, from the coding sequence ATGAAACAGAAAGGTTTTAGTCTCTTAGAGCTTTTAGTCTCATTTTCAATCTCAATTTTCATTTTCTATCTTTTTTCAACTTTCATTAATTTTTCCATAAAAAATCTAAGTTTGATAAAAAAGAATGAAGAAAAAAATTCTTCTTTATTTCTCTCCCTCGAAAAAATAAAACTTGATGTATCAAAGGCTGGAATGAATTTAAGATATTCCGATGGTTCTCTCTCCGTAGAAAAAAAATCATTAAAAATAAAATTTGCTGAATATTCTACTTTTCCTTCCAGAGAAATTCTCTCAGGTCAGAACATAATCTACGTGGAGGATTCATCATTTTTTAAAGAAAATAGAGAAATATTAATATATGATTTTCTCAATAGAGAAATAAATAAAATAAAATCAAAAGGAAAAAATTTTTTAATATTATACGATAATTTGAAAAATACTTACTTAAAAAGCACAGCGGAGATATTTCTCATTGAAACGATAGATTACAAATTTTATCAAGATCAGAAAGTTTTGAAATATTCGGAAAATGGTGGATATTTCCAACCACTTATAGAAAACATTGAAGAGGCTATTTTTGAGTTCAATGAAGATTTTAAATTGTTAAGTGTAAAAATAACTATCAATCCTTCAGAATCATTAAAATTTACTTACTTCGCAAAAAATCTTTTTCTTTCAAAGGAAAGATATTAA
- a CDS encoding type II secretion system protein, whose product MASSLLLKNMMGNKKGFSLIETLMVFSLFIICFLVFLRTIAHNKLIEKNSKENLFLLECARNKIEEIQIGSPILEKSEEIEKLSIFSFKCPIINRIKIKQLDENLIMIEVEAFPEKSEERKVLLMKYISKNIGF is encoded by the coding sequence ATGGCATCTTCTTTGCTTTTAAAAAATATGATGGGAAATAAGAAAGGATTTAGTTTAATTGAAACTCTTATGGTATTTTCTTTATTTATCATCTGTTTTCTCGTTTTTTTAAGAACAATTGCTCATAACAAATTAATCGAAAAAAATTCAAAAGAAAATCTTTTTCTTTTAGAATGCGCAAGAAATAAAATTGAAGAAATACAGATAGGCTCTCCCATACTTGAAAAATCAGAAGAAATCGAAAAATTAAGTATATTTTCATTTAAATGTCCCATCATCAATAGGATAAAAATCAAACAATTGGATGAAAATCTAATAATGATAGAAGTTGAGGCATTTCCAGAAAAATCAGAAGAAAGAAAAGTTTTATTGATGAAATATATCTCAAAAAATATAGGATTCTAA